GGGGGCCGGGGTGCCGGGTTCCGCGTCGCGCACGAGCTCACGGACGTACTCCCGCACCTGCACGTGCTTCAGGGGTTCGCGAACGATCGCGACGGAGTTCTCCACGAGAAACACCGTAGGGAATGCGGGGTTCGGTTGTCTCGGACTTGCGGAGAACTTTCCCCTACCAGACGGAAGGGCGTCCGGCCACCGGCGAGCCCTGCGGACCAGACCAGTGCCGGCTCACTCCGTGCTGACCGCGGCGAGCACGTCGAGCCGGGCCGCGCGGCGGGCGGGCAGGGCGGCGGCGAGCACGCCGACCACGAGCGCCGCCGCGGCGAACCCGGCCAGCTGCCCGACCGGCACGCTGATCACCTCCAGCCCCTCCTCGCGCAGGGTGCGCATGAGGGCGAGCCCGAAGGTGGTGCCGAGCACGAGGCCGAGGACCGTCCCGAGGGCCGCGATCACGACCGACTCCAGCGTGATCATCCACCGCAGCTGGCCCCGCCCGAGCCCGACCGCCCGGAGCAGCCCGACCTCCCGCGTGCGCTCGACGACCGAGAGCGCGAGCGTGTTGACGATGCCGAGGACGGCGATCACGAGCGCCAGGCCCAGCAGGGCGAAGACGACCAGCACCAGACGGTCGATGGGGGCGCGTTGCTCCGCGGCGTACTCCGCCTGGTCCTTCACCGTGACCAGCGGGTTGTCGCCCGCCGCCTGCTCGAGCCGGTCCTGCAGCCCGTCGAGCCCGCCGGGCGGGTCCGCGACGGCCTCGACGACGAGCGTGTTGTCGAGGTCGCGGTAGCCCGCGTCGAGCAGCGTGGCCGTCGTCGTGGTGATCGACGGCAGGACCGATCCCGGGTCCACCACGGCCACCACGGGCAGGCGCTGCTCGCCGTCGACCGTGGTGACGACGAGGTCGTCCCCGACCCCGATGCCGGCGTCGTCGGCGTAGTCCTCGTCGACGACCGCCGTGCCGTCCACCAGGTCGGTGACGTCGCCGGCCACCGTCCCGACGCCGAGGTCGCGGAAGGTCGACGGGTCGACGCCGCCCAGCCGGCGGGGGCGGTCACCCGTCTCGGCCAGCCCGTAGCGCACCCGCACCACCGACGCCACGCCCTCGACCTCGCCCATCGCGTCGCCGATGCCGGTCGAGAACCCCTCCCCCACCTGGTTGCTGACCACGAAGTCACCGGGGAAGGTCTGCTCGATGGTGCGGTCGACCGACGCCTTGGCCGAGTCGCCCAGGATCGCCATGGTGGTCGCGAGCGTCAGGCCGATCATGAGGGCGGACGCGGTCGCCGCCGTGCGCCGCGGGTTGCGCAGGGCGTTGAGCCCGGCGAGGTTGCCGACGGTGCCGAAGAGACGCCGGTACGCCGCGTGCGCCGCCACGAGGACCGGACGGCCGATCACGGGACTGGCCGCCGCGACGCCGAGCAGGACCGCGAGGACACCCAGGCCGACCCACCAGCCGGCCCGCGGGACGTCGGCGACGAGCCCGGCCGCGAGCGCGCCCGCGCCACCCACGACGAGCGCGGCGCCGACGACCATGCGTCGCCGGATCGTGGTCTCCGGGAGCGCCACGTCGTCGCGCAGGGCCTCGACGGGCGCGATGCGCGTCGTGCGCCGGGCCGGCCCCCACGCCGCGACCATCGTGACCACGATCCCCACGGCGAAGGCGGCGACGACCGTGCGCGGCTCGAGCACGAGCGGCTGGGAGTCGAGGTCGAGACCCACGCGCGCGAAGACAGCACGGATGGCGAGGGCGAGGAGCACGCCCAGCCCCAGGCCCAGGACGGAGCCGACGAGACCGACCACGAAGGCCTCGAGCTGCACCGAGCGCACGACCTGGCGGCGGGAGGCGCCCAGCGCGCGCAGCAGTGCCAGCTCGCGGCTGCGCTGGGCGACGAGCATCGAGAACGTGTTGACGATGAGGAAGCCGCCCACCACGAGGGCGATGCCGGCGAAGATGAGGAGGAAGGTCGTGAGGAACGAGATGGCCTCCAGCAGGAGCGAGGCCGACTCGTCGGCGGCGTCGTCGCCCGTCACGGCCTCGACCCCGTCGGGCAGGAGGGGCGCGACGGCGTCGCGCAGCTCCTCCTGCGAGACCCCGTCGGCGGCGCGCACCCAGACGTCGGTGTAGGCGTCCTCCCCCTGCAGGAACACCTGCTGCCCCGTCGCCATGTCGACCACGGTGAGGGTGGCGCCGTTGAGCGAGGCGTCCCCGCCGAGGGCCACGAGCCCCACGAGCGTGGGCGTCAGCTCCCCGTCGGCGACGGGGCTGACGAGCCGGACGGCGTCGCCGATCTCGTAGCCCGCCCGCTCCGCGGTCTTCTCGTCGAGCGCCACCTCGGTGAACCCGGAGGGCGCGCGGCCCTCGACGACGTGGAGGCCCTCGGCCCCTCCCGCGGCCGGGGCGTCGTTGAACCCCTGCAGCAGGCCCGGTGCGCCCTGTCCGCCCACGACCTTGCCGTCGTCGCCGATGACGAAGACACCCGGGGCGCTCACGTTGCCGTCCGCCCGCGCCGCCTCGGGCAGGGCGGCCAGCTCCTCGACGAGGGAGGCCGGCACGGTGCGCGACGACCCCTCGGCGGCGCCGAAGGACGTGCCGATCTCCGGACGCACGACGACGTCGCCGACCGTCGCGGAGAACAGCGAGGTGAAGGACCGCTCGAGGGTGTCGGAGAACATCAGCGAGCCGCACACGAAGGCGACGCCGAGCACGATCGCGAACGTGCTCATCACGAGGCGCACCTTGCGCCCCGGCAGGCTCTTCCAGGTCGCGCGCAGCATCAGGGGGCGCCGTCCGGCAGCGCGGACGCCGTCATGCGCGTCATCACCGCGAGCACCTGCTCGCGGTCGGGACGGCGCAGCTCGTCGACGACGCGCCCGTCGGCGAGGAAGACCACGCGGTCGGTGTACGCCGCCGCCACCGGGTCGTGGGTGACCATCACGACGGTCTGGCCGATCTCGTCGACGCTGCGCCGCAGCAGGGTGAGCACCTCGGCACCGGACCGGGAGTCGAGGTTGCCCGTGGGCTCGTCCGCGAACACGATGTCGGGCCGGCTCACGAGCGCCCGCGCGACCGCGACGCGTTGCTGCTGCCCGCCGGAGAGCTCGTTGGGGCGGTGCGACAGGCGGGGCCCCAGGCCCACCGTCTCGACGACCGACTCGAAGACCCCCGGCTCGGCCCGCCGCCCGGCGATGGAGAGCGGCAGCCGGATGTTCTCCTCCGCGGTCAGGGTCGGCACCAGGTTGAAGGACTGGAACACGAAGCCGATCCGGTCGCGCCGCAGGCGCGTGAGCTCCTTGTCCTTGAGCCGGGACAGCTCGGTCTCACCGATCCGCACCGACCCGCTGTCCGCCGTGTCGAGCCCCGCGCAGCAGTGCATCAGCGTCGACTTGCCGGAGCCGCTGGGACCCATGACGGCGGTGAACTCGCCCTGGCCGAGGTCGAGGCTCACGCCGTCCAGGGCGCGGACGCGGGCCTGCCCCGCGCCGTACGTCTTCACGAGGTCGCGCACGCTGGCCGCCGCAGGGGCGGCGACAGCAGGGTCGTCGGTCATGCCACGACTGTGGCACCCCGCACCCACAGTCCACCACCGGGGACGTCCCCGGTCCCCACCCTGGGGAGAACCCCTGGCGGTCGCACACGTGTTCGACTACGGTGGCGGGGTGGACTTCCAGGGCACCCTCTTCGCGACGGACCCGGGGCCGGACGCGGATCGGCTGGCCCCGTTGGCGCCGGGCATCGAACGGCGCCTGCTCGCCCACGGCGCCTGGATCGACGTGCGCCGCGACTGGCTCGGGGCGCTCTCCGACGACGTGATGGAGGCGCTCGTCCACCGCGTGCCGTGGCGGGCGGAGCGGCGGCAGATGTACGAGCGGGTGGTCGACGTCCCCCGCCTCCTCCACACGTACGGCGCGGGCGAGCCCCTCCCGCACCCCGGCCTCGCGGCGGCCCGGGACGCCCTGTCGGAGCACTACGCGGACGAGCTGGGCGAGCCCTTCACGACGGCGGGGTGCTGCTTCTACCGGGACGGGTCCGACTCGGTGGCGTGGCACGGCGACACCATCGGGCGCGGATCGACGCACGACACGATGGTCGCGATCGTCTCGGTCGGCGACCCGCGGCGGCTCGCGCTGCGCCCCCGGGGAGGCGGCGCGTCGATCGCCGTGACGATGGGCCACGGCGACCTGGTCGTCATGGGCGGCTCCTGCCAGCGCACCTGGGAGCACGCGGTGCCCAAGGTGGCGCACGCCGGCCCCCGCCTGTCGGTCCAGTTCCGCCCGGCCGGGGTGTTCTGACCCCGCGGCATGCTGGAGGGGTGAGCACCTCCGACGCCGACGGCCTCGAGCGCGCCGTCCTCGACCTGCTCGACCGGCGTGCCGCGGGCGCCACGATCTGCCCGTCCGAGGTGGCGCGGGCCGCCGCCTCCGACGGTCAGGAGTGGCGCGACCTCATGGACCCGGTGCGCGCCGCCGTCGGACGCCTGGTGGAGCGCGACGAGGTCGACGTGACGCAGGGCGGCGAGGTGGTGGACCTCGCGAGCGCACGCGGCCCCATCCGCGTGCGCCGGCGCGCCTGAGCGGACGGACGCGGTCCCCGAACCCCGCAACGGCACGAGGCCCCCGCTCCGGACGGAGCGGGGGCCTCGCGTGTGGTTCAGCGGCGGGCGGGACTCAGAAGTCCATGCCGCCCATGCCACCGGTCGGGTCGCCGCCACCGGCGGGCGCCTTCTCCGGCTTGTCGGCCACGACGGCCTCGGTGGTGAGGAAGAGCGCCGCGATGGAGGCGGCGTTCTGCAGCGCGGAGCGCGTCACCTTGGCCGGGTCGATGATGCCCTCGGCGACCAGGTCGACGTACTCGCCCGTGGCGGCGTTGAGACCGTGACC
This Nocardioides alkalitolerans DNA region includes the following protein-coding sequences:
- a CDS encoding ABC transporter permease; translated protein: MLRATWKSLPGRKVRLVMSTFAIVLGVAFVCGSLMFSDTLERSFTSLFSATVGDVVVRPEIGTSFGAAEGSSRTVPASLVEELAALPEAARADGNVSAPGVFVIGDDGKVVGGQGAPGLLQGFNDAPAAGGAEGLHVVEGRAPSGFTEVALDEKTAERAGYEIGDAVRLVSPVADGELTPTLVGLVALGGDASLNGATLTVVDMATGQQVFLQGEDAYTDVWVRAADGVSQEELRDAVAPLLPDGVEAVTGDDAADESASLLLEAISFLTTFLLIFAGIALVVGGFLIVNTFSMLVAQRSRELALLRALGASRRQVVRSVQLEAFVVGLVGSVLGLGLGVLLALAIRAVFARVGLDLDSQPLVLEPRTVVAAFAVGIVVTMVAAWGPARRTTRIAPVEALRDDVALPETTIRRRMVVGAALVVGGAGALAAGLVADVPRAGWWVGLGVLAVLLGVAAASPVIGRPVLVAAHAAYRRLFGTVGNLAGLNALRNPRRTAATASALMIGLTLATTMAILGDSAKASVDRTIEQTFPGDFVVSNQVGEGFSTGIGDAMGEVEGVASVVRVRYGLAETGDRPRRLGGVDPSTFRDLGVGTVAGDVTDLVDGTAVVDEDYADDAGIGVGDDLVVTTVDGEQRLPVVAVVDPGSVLPSITTTTATLLDAGYRDLDNTLVVEAVADPPGGLDGLQDRLEQAAGDNPLVTVKDQAEYAAEQRAPIDRLVLVVFALLGLALVIAVLGIVNTLALSVVERTREVGLLRAVGLGRGQLRWMITLESVVIAALGTVLGLVLGTTFGLALMRTLREEGLEVISVPVGQLAGFAAAALVVGVLAAALPARRAARLDVLAAVSTE
- a CDS encoding ABC transporter ATP-binding protein — protein: MTDDPAVAAPAAASVRDLVKTYGAGQARVRALDGVSLDLGQGEFTAVMGPSGSGKSTLMHCCAGLDTADSGSVRIGETELSRLKDKELTRLRRDRIGFVFQSFNLVPTLTAEENIRLPLSIAGRRAEPGVFESVVETVGLGPRLSHRPNELSGGQQQRVAVARALVSRPDIVFADEPTGNLDSRSGAEVLTLLRRSVDEIGQTVVMVTHDPVAAAYTDRVVFLADGRVVDELRRPDREQVLAVMTRMTASALPDGAP
- a CDS encoding alpha-ketoglutarate-dependent dioxygenase AlkB, whose amino-acid sequence is MAPLAPGIERRLLAHGAWIDVRRDWLGALSDDVMEALVHRVPWRAERRQMYERVVDVPRLLHTYGAGEPLPHPGLAAARDALSEHYADELGEPFTTAGCCFYRDGSDSVAWHGDTIGRGSTHDTMVAIVSVGDPRRLALRPRGGGASIAVTMGHGDLVVMGGSCQRTWEHAVPKVAHAGPRLSVQFRPAGVF
- a CDS encoding DUF3253 domain-containing protein, producing MSTSDADGLERAVLDLLDRRAAGATICPSEVARAAASDGQEWRDLMDPVRAAVGRLVERDEVDVTQGGEVVDLASARGPIRVRRRA